Proteins co-encoded in one Xyrauchen texanus isolate HMW12.3.18 chromosome 19, RBS_HiC_50CHRs, whole genome shotgun sequence genomic window:
- the cd74a gene encoding CD74 molecule, major histocompatibility complex, class II invariant chain a has translation MAEHQNEALIQRVPSEETIIPGPSRNSNGKALKVVGLTVLACLLLAGQALTAYFVWGQREHINALSNGQEKLKAELTRKVSAGASKVMHMPMKSLSLLKDYSDETSDKKQSVPLMKLQPAFLSPREGSGLVEASRLMPKRVHQPMRSMPLLMDPDVGMMSTPEAAIELESRCQLESVREVRPGFFRPQCDEQGNYLALQCWHSTGYCWCVDKDGNEIKGTRVRGRPQCGSDADILNE, from the exons ATGGCAGAGCATCAAAACGAGGCGCTGATTCAGCGCGTGCCGAGCGAGGAGACCATCATCCCGGGACCTTCACG GAACTCTAATGGTAAAGCACTGAAGGTGGTCGGACTGACGGTTTTGGCATGTCTTCTGCTGGCGGGTCAGGCGCTGACCGCTTACTTCGTCTGGGGTCAGAGAGAACACATCAACGCTCTGAGCAACGGACAAGAGAAACTGAAGGCAGAGCTCACCCGCAAGGTGTCAG CTGGAGCTTCAAAGGTGATGCACATGCCCATGAAGAGTCTTTCACTTCTGAAGGACTACAGCGACGAGACATCCGACAAGAAACAGAGCGTCCCACTTATG AAACTGCAGCCAGCTTTTCTGAGCCCGAGAGAGGGGAGCGGACTAGTGGAAG CTTCTAGACTGATGCCAAAGAGAGTTCATCAGCCCATGAGGAGTATGCCACTCCTGATGGACCCAGATGTAGGGATGATGAGCACACCTGAAGCAG CCATTGAGCTGGAGAGCAGATGTCAGCTGGAGTCGGTGAGGGAGGTGAGACCCGGATTCTTCCGCCCTCAGTGTGACGAGCAGGGCAACTATCTGGCCTTGCAGTGCTGGCACAGTACCGGATACTGCTGGTGTGTGGACAAGGACGGCAATGAGATCAAGGGAACACGCGTCCGTGGAAGACCACAGTGTGGCTCAG ATGCTGACATTCTCAATGAGTG A